The Elusimicrobiota bacterium genome window below encodes:
- a CDS encoding tetratricopeptide repeat protein: MKFPPSAFLLALLLVPASAAASTKPSYEHYLKALLLSNQGSYEAALKEYEQALELDPHSAFMYQQAAELALEIGRIDKARELADRFSQLAPENPEASLLRGNVAWAQGDAKTAREAFEKAADAKGSPEIQRKALFALGSLLSAESPEKAKKYLERYLASSPENASEAEYQIALIEQRAERIDESARHLREALRLDPENMQARYTLAQLHEVRKDTAAALGVYEELLQRDPRNIALLDRIGEIHFLQEDPARAKEYFARAKAAAPDHPATCLWLALLAEAERDFAGAARSIRDSAALKDDAGLNLRLSYYLTQAGRLGEAVEALETARKRWPENEDISYFLALGYDDLKKVPQAIALLQSVLATSPDHRDARFQLGAVLERNARMTEAEAQFRLLLSKNPADAPALNYLGYSLADRGLKLEDAEALIRRAVELEPKNGAYRDSLGWVLFKRGRPREALDELQKALALVADDDAVWDHVGETYAVLRDTPAAWAAWRAAAAVAPAKPEFARKAEKVEPLIDGEKLGGLYMALFARTQGEIRTFGAPCAFEADIAGRKVRLQALVRFKAPYELSFEVLGPLFVPVFRAAFTGKDAFESDRLNIDGVGEEAARAALMAALGRMRDVLNGGIYAGPSLHRRWWGSRFIETPGARLYPDASRARLETVKYDDGLTMRLLDPRSYGTRLLPTRFEFKGRGFKVEFRFGEPLLRFKE; encoded by the coding sequence GTGAAGTTCCCGCCGTCCGCGTTCCTGCTCGCGCTCCTGCTCGTCCCCGCCTCCGCCGCGGCCTCGACGAAGCCCTCCTACGAGCACTACCTCAAGGCGCTCCTGCTCTCGAACCAGGGAAGCTACGAGGCGGCGCTCAAGGAGTACGAGCAGGCCCTCGAGCTCGACCCGCATTCCGCGTTCATGTACCAGCAGGCCGCCGAGCTCGCGCTCGAGATCGGGCGCATCGACAAGGCCCGCGAGCTCGCCGACCGCTTCTCCCAGCTCGCCCCCGAGAACCCCGAGGCCAGCCTGCTCCGGGGGAACGTGGCCTGGGCCCAGGGCGACGCGAAGACCGCCCGGGAGGCCTTCGAGAAGGCCGCCGACGCCAAGGGCTCCCCCGAGATCCAGCGCAAGGCCCTCTTCGCCCTCGGCAGCCTCCTGAGCGCCGAGTCCCCCGAGAAGGCGAAGAAGTACCTCGAGCGCTACCTGGCCTCGAGCCCGGAGAACGCCTCCGAGGCGGAGTATCAGATCGCGCTCATCGAGCAGCGCGCCGAGCGGATCGACGAGTCGGCCCGCCATCTGCGCGAGGCGCTGCGCCTCGACCCCGAGAACATGCAGGCGCGCTACACCCTCGCGCAGCTCCACGAGGTCCGCAAGGACACCGCGGCCGCGCTCGGCGTCTATGAGGAGCTCCTCCAGCGCGACCCGCGCAACATCGCCCTGCTCGACCGCATCGGGGAGATCCACTTCCTCCAGGAGGACCCGGCCCGCGCGAAGGAGTACTTCGCCCGCGCGAAGGCCGCGGCCCCCGACCACCCCGCGACCTGCCTCTGGCTCGCGCTGCTCGCCGAGGCGGAGCGCGACTTCGCCGGGGCCGCGCGCAGCATCCGCGACAGCGCGGCGCTCAAGGACGACGCGGGCCTGAACCTGCGCCTGAGCTACTACCTGACCCAGGCCGGGCGGCTCGGCGAGGCCGTCGAGGCCCTCGAGACGGCCCGCAAGCGCTGGCCCGAGAACGAGGACATCTCCTACTTCCTCGCGCTCGGCTACGACGACCTCAAGAAGGTCCCGCAGGCGATCGCGCTGCTCCAGAGCGTGCTGGCGACGAGCCCCGACCACCGCGACGCCCGCTTCCAGCTCGGCGCGGTCCTGGAGCGCAACGCCCGCATGACCGAGGCCGAGGCGCAGTTCCGCCTCCTTCTCTCGAAGAACCCGGCCGACGCGCCCGCCCTGAACTATCTCGGCTACTCGCTCGCGGACCGCGGGCTCAAGCTCGAGGACGCCGAGGCCCTCATCCGCCGCGCCGTCGAGCTCGAGCCCAAGAACGGGGCCTACCGCGACTCGCTCGGCTGGGTCCTCTTCAAGCGCGGGCGCCCGCGCGAGGCCCTCGACGAACTGCAGAAGGCGCTCGCCCTCGTCGCCGACGACGACGCCGTCTGGGACCACGTCGGCGAGACCTACGCCGTGCTCCGCGACACCCCCGCCGCGTGGGCCGCCTGGCGCGCCGCCGCGGCCGTCGCCCCGGCGAAGCCGGAGTTCGCCCGCAAGGCGGAGAAGGTCGAGCCCCTCATCGACGGCGAGAAGCTCGGGGGTCTGTACATGGCGCTCTTCGCGCGGACCCAGGGGGAGATCCGGACCTTCGGCGCCCCCTGCGCGTTCGAGGCGGACATCGCGGGGCGGAAGGTCCGGCTCCAGGCGCTCGTGCGCTTCAAGGCGCCCTACGAGCTGAGCTTCGAGGTCCTCGGCCCGCTCTTCGTCCCGGTCTTCCGCGCCGCTTTCACGGGAAAGGACGCCTTCGAATCCGACCGGCTGAACATCGACGGGGTCGGCGAGGAGGCGGCCCGCGCCGCGCTGATGGCCGCGCTCGGACGCATGCGCGACGTCCTCAACGGCGGGATCTACGCGGGGCCCTCCCTGCACCGCCGCTGGTGGGGCTCGCGCTTCATCGAGACCCCGGGCGCGCGGCTCTATCCCGACGCCTCGCGCGCGCGGCTGGAGACGGTGAAGTACGACGACGGCCTCACGATGCGGCTGCTCGACCCCCGGTCCTACGGGACGCGCCTGCTTCCGACGCGCTTCGAGTTCAAGGGACGCGGCTTCAAGGTCGAGTTCCGCTTCGGCGAGCCGCTCCTGAGGTTCAAGGAATGA
- the rimI gene encoding ribosomal protein S18-alanine N-acetyltransferase has translation MPIAIRRAQAADLDAVLAVESSWATTPHWTRRQFESELASPRSLFFVALDDLLLAGYAVAWTVDVELQVLDVAVRPELARRGTGRRLLDALYREGRAAGCLRATLEVSASNGPASALYASEGFVVVGRRPNYYNDRSDAILMDKPL, from the coding sequence ATGCCGATCGCCATCCGCCGCGCTCAAGCCGCGGACCTCGACGCGGTGCTCGCCGTCGAGTCCTCCTGGGCCACCACCCCGCACTGGACGCGGAGGCAGTTCGAGTCCGAGCTCGCTTCCCCGCGCTCGCTCTTTTTCGTCGCGCTCGACGACCTCCTCCTCGCCGGCTACGCGGTGGCCTGGACCGTCGACGTCGAGCTGCAGGTCCTCGACGTCGCCGTGCGGCCGGAGCTGGCCCGGCGCGGCACGGGCCGCCGGCTGCTCGACGCCCTCTACCGCGAGGGTCGGGCGGCGGGCTGCCTGCGCGCGACGCTCGAGGTCAGCGCGAGCAACGGCCCCGCGAGCGCCCTCTACGCGTCCGAGGGCTTCGTCGTTGTGGGCCGTCGGCCCAATTACTATAATGACCGCTCCGACGCCATCCTGATGGACAAACCTCTGTGA
- the tsaB gene encoding tRNA (adenosine(37)-N6)-threonylcarbamoyltransferase complex dimerization subunit type 1 TsaB → MIVLAVDTTGERLSFALGRGDGRPPLTRSSFSKRPHDERLFEEAGRLLRAAGLERGDLDALVAASGPGRFTGIRVGLTFATMLASALGVPAVAVTLFEALAHREALAGGAGRVCVVLPAFRGELFLQEFVLARGKAKPAAPPRWIDAASAGKAEAEAGRRARLLRGEVRAADLLGPALVRLGGRRRSPALPLYLKPANFQRPA, encoded by the coding sequence ATGATCGTCCTCGCCGTGGACACGACCGGGGAGCGTCTCTCCTTCGCGCTCGGCCGGGGCGACGGCCGTCCCCCGCTGACGCGCTCCTCTTTCTCGAAGCGCCCGCACGACGAGCGGCTCTTCGAGGAGGCCGGGCGCCTCCTGCGCGCCGCCGGGCTCGAGCGCGGCGACCTCGACGCCCTCGTCGCGGCGAGCGGGCCGGGGCGCTTCACGGGCATCCGCGTCGGCCTCACCTTCGCGACGATGCTCGCCTCCGCGCTCGGCGTCCCCGCGGTCGCCGTGACCCTCTTCGAGGCCCTCGCCCATCGCGAGGCCCTCGCCGGGGGAGCGGGGAGGGTCTGCGTCGTCCTGCCCGCCTTCCGCGGGGAGCTCTTCCTCCAGGAGTTCGTCCTCGCCCGCGGGAAGGCGAAGCCCGCCGCTCCCCCGCGCTGGATCGACGCGGCGTCGGCCGGGAAGGCCGAGGCCGAGGCCGGCCGGCGCGCGCGGCTCCTGCGCGGCGAGGTCCGCGCGGCGGACCTGCTCGGCCCCGCGCTCGTGCGCCTGGGCGGCCGTCGGCGGAGCCCGGCCCTGCCGCTCTACCTCAAGCCCGCCAACTTCCAGCGGCCCGCCTAG
- the tsaE gene encoding tRNA (adenosine(37)-N6)-threonylcarbamoyltransferase complex ATPase subunit type 1 TsaE, translating to MPSAKPVFKTLLASERDTLRLAGAAAERARGGEVVALRGELGSGKTVFVRGFLRALGWRGPVRSPTFALIHEYRRLEPRVHHLDLYRLKPRDLPGLGLGDILGRTGSVCLIEWPEAAEDWLPSDRLEVVLSHADGGGRALSARARGPRARRLLAAWRTR from the coding sequence ATGCCTTCCGCAAAGCCGGTCTTTAAGACGCTGCTCGCGTCCGAGCGCGACACCCTTCGCCTCGCCGGCGCGGCGGCGGAGCGCGCCCGCGGCGGGGAGGTCGTCGCCCTGCGCGGAGAACTCGGCAGCGGCAAGACCGTCTTCGTGCGCGGCTTCCTGCGCGCGCTGGGCTGGCGCGGGCCGGTGCGCAGCCCGACCTTCGCGCTCATCCACGAGTACCGGCGCCTCGAGCCCCGCGTCCACCACCTCGACCTCTACCGCCTCAAGCCCCGCGACCTTCCCGGGCTCGGCCTGGGAGACATCCTCGGCCGGACGGGCTCCGTCTGCCTCATCGAGTGGCCGGAGGCGGCGGAGGACTGGCTGCCGTCCGACCGGCTCGAGGTCGTCCTCTCCCACGCCGACGGCGGCGGCCGCGCGCTGAGCGCCCGCGCCCGCGGCCCGCGCGCGCGCCGCCTGCTCGCGGCGTGGAGGACGCGATGA
- a CDS encoding NAD(P)H-hydrate dehydratase, whose protein sequence is MRAGSEISPKDLRRAFPARKADAHKGDFGHVLVVAGSRGLGGAAALCARAALRGGAGLVTAALPESVQPVVAAAVPECMTLPLAENAGGGLRTESVARILALHRSRAFTALALGPGLGTHPDTARAVVAVLGSLPVPAVVDADALNLLALQPREAVHSLLERRGAPCLLTPHPGEAARLLRTRAAEVQSDRRRAAASLAEGFGCVCLLKGHRSVATDGETFWTNPSGNPGLAKGGSGDALTGLAAALLAQHPEPSSTEGVLECAALAAWLHGLAADYAVREKTARCLLASDVIEAFPHAFRKAGL, encoded by the coding sequence ATGAGAGCCGGCTCCGAGATCTCGCCGAAAGACCTGCGGCGGGCCTTCCCCGCGCGCAAGGCCGACGCGCATAAGGGGGATTTCGGGCACGTGCTGGTCGTCGCCGGCTCGCGGGGGCTCGGCGGCGCCGCCGCCCTCTGCGCCCGCGCCGCGCTGCGCGGCGGCGCCGGCCTCGTCACCGCCGCGCTGCCCGAGAGCGTCCAGCCCGTCGTCGCCGCCGCCGTCCCCGAGTGCATGACCCTCCCGCTCGCCGAGAACGCGGGCGGCGGCCTGCGCACGGAGTCGGTCGCGCGGATCCTCGCCCTCCACCGCTCCCGCGCCTTCACCGCGCTGGCCCTCGGCCCGGGGCTCGGGACGCACCCCGACACCGCCCGCGCGGTCGTCGCCGTGCTCGGCTCGCTCCCCGTGCCGGCCGTCGTCGACGCCGACGCGCTCAATCTCCTGGCGCTGCAGCCGCGCGAGGCCGTGCATTCGCTCCTCGAGCGCCGCGGCGCGCCCTGCCTCCTCACGCCCCACCCGGGCGAGGCGGCGCGCCTGCTGCGCACGCGCGCCGCCGAGGTGCAGTCCGACCGGCGCCGCGCGGCGGCGTCGCTCGCCGAGGGCTTCGGCTGCGTCTGTCTCCTCAAGGGACACCGCAGCGTCGCGACCGACGGCGAGACCTTCTGGACCAACCCTTCCGGCAACCCGGGGCTGGCGAAAGGCGGCAGCGGCGACGCCCTCACGGGGCTCGCGGCCGCCCTGCTCGCCCAGCATCCCGAGCCCTCCTCGACGGAGGGCGTCCTCGAATGCGCGGCGCTCGCCGCCTGGCTCCACGGCCTCGCCGCCGACTACGCGGTGCGCGAGAAGACCGCCCGCTGTCTCCTGGCCTCCGACGTCATCGAGGCCTTCCCTCATGCCTTCCGCAAAGCCGGTCTTTAA
- the acpS gene encoding holo-ACP synthase, whose protein sequence is MEIGLDVVEIRRMARLARRGAFLRRVFTPAEVRYCRSKARAPQHFAARFAAKEAVWKALGRAGLALNSIEVVRGPGGRPEPRVGGRRVPGLSLSLTHADLYAAAVAVFAPPRASSRRSEARKKAAKSRSRRGRP, encoded by the coding sequence ATGGAGATCGGCCTCGACGTCGTCGAGATCCGGCGCATGGCGCGCCTCGCGCGCCGGGGGGCCTTCCTCAGGCGCGTGTTCACCCCCGCCGAGGTCCGCTACTGCCGCTCGAAGGCCCGCGCGCCCCAGCACTTCGCCGCACGCTTCGCGGCCAAGGAGGCCGTCTGGAAGGCGCTCGGCCGCGCCGGCCTCGCGCTGAACTCGATCGAGGTCGTCCGCGGGCCCGGCGGCCGCCCCGAGCCGCGCGTCGGCGGGCGCCGCGTGCCGGGCCTGAGCCTGTCGCTGACCCACGCCGACCTCTACGCGGCCGCCGTCGCGGTCTTCGCTCCGCCGCGGGCGTCGTCGCGGCGGAGCGAAGCGCGAAAAAAGGCGGCGAAATCTCGGAGCCGGAGAGGCCGTCCATGA
- the glmS gene encoding glutamine--fructose-6-phosphate transaminase (isomerizing), producing MCGIIGYVGKRESTPVIMEGLKRLEYRGYDSAGLCVIDAKGKMQLLREVGKIGALEERVRETKPQGTVGVGHSRWATHGKPSEQNAHPHTDCTGKLVVIHNGIIENYLELKASLQAAGHAFKSETDTEVVAHLIEEKLKRLPSARAGFAPDLKEPMLFEAVRQAFTEVRGAYAIAVLWSETPGTIVAVKTASPLVVGLGDGEAFLASDVPAFLEYTRKAVFLEDGEMAVLRRDGVGFFKLSGGKIEKKPQTISWDRAMAEKAGYKHFMLKEIHEQPQTVADTLRGRLYPMQAGSLAQETGLTVDALAGARRVELLACGTAHHAGLIGKYLVEHLAGVPAEAEMASEFRYRDPILDPQSIVVAVSQSGETADTLSAVRLAKQSGARVLAVCNCVGSALTREADFNLYTHCGPEFGVASTKAFSGQLAALAVFALQLGLANGKIDESRARLFVDELVRLPALLRQTLKLDAQVQELAKRHFKVRDFLYIGRHVNYPVALEGALKLKEISYIHAEGYAAGEMKHGPIALIDETMPVVAIATESSVVEKMLSNVEEAKARGAIVIALVTEGEKRLDKKADHILRLPKTDEFLYPILNVVPLQLLAYHIANLLGCDVDQPRNLAKSVTVE from the coding sequence ATGTGTGGAATTATCGGTTATGTCGGGAAGCGCGAGAGCACGCCCGTCATCATGGAGGGGCTCAAGCGCCTCGAGTACCGCGGCTACGACTCCGCGGGGCTCTGCGTCATCGACGCGAAGGGGAAGATGCAGCTCCTGCGCGAGGTCGGCAAGATCGGCGCGCTCGAGGAGCGCGTGCGCGAGACCAAGCCGCAGGGGACCGTCGGCGTCGGCCACTCCCGCTGGGCCACGCACGGCAAGCCCTCCGAGCAGAACGCTCACCCGCACACCGACTGCACCGGCAAGCTCGTCGTCATCCATAACGGCATCATCGAGAACTATCTCGAGCTCAAGGCCTCTCTGCAGGCCGCCGGTCACGCCTTCAAATCCGAGACGGACACCGAGGTCGTCGCGCACCTCATCGAGGAGAAGCTCAAGCGCCTGCCTTCGGCGCGCGCGGGCTTCGCCCCCGACCTCAAGGAGCCGATGCTCTTCGAGGCCGTGCGCCAGGCCTTCACGGAGGTGCGCGGCGCCTACGCGATCGCGGTGCTCTGGTCCGAGACGCCCGGCACCATCGTCGCGGTGAAGACCGCCTCGCCGCTCGTCGTGGGCCTCGGGGACGGCGAGGCCTTCCTCGCCTCCGACGTGCCGGCCTTCCTCGAGTACACCCGCAAGGCCGTGTTCCTCGAGGACGGCGAGATGGCGGTGCTGCGCCGCGACGGGGTCGGCTTCTTCAAGCTCTCCGGCGGCAAGATCGAGAAGAAGCCGCAGACGATCTCCTGGGACCGCGCGATGGCCGAGAAGGCCGGCTACAAGCACTTCATGCTCAAGGAGATCCACGAGCAGCCGCAGACGGTGGCCGACACCCTGCGCGGCCGGCTCTATCCCATGCAGGCGGGCTCGCTCGCGCAGGAGACGGGGCTCACCGTCGACGCGCTCGCCGGCGCCCGCCGCGTCGAGCTCCTCGCCTGCGGCACCGCGCACCATGCGGGGCTCATCGGCAAGTACCTCGTCGAACACCTGGCCGGCGTCCCCGCCGAGGCCGAGATGGCCTCGGAGTTCCGCTACCGCGACCCCATCCTCGACCCGCAGTCCATCGTCGTCGCGGTCAGCCAGTCGGGCGAGACCGCCGACACGCTCTCCGCGGTGCGCCTGGCCAAACAGTCGGGCGCGCGGGTGCTCGCGGTCTGCAACTGCGTCGGCTCGGCCCTCACGCGCGAGGCCGACTTCAACCTCTACACCCACTGCGGCCCCGAGTTCGGGGTCGCCTCGACGAAGGCCTTCTCCGGTCAGCTCGCGGCGCTCGCCGTCTTCGCGCTCCAGCTGGGCCTCGCGAACGGGAAGATCGACGAGTCGCGCGCGCGGCTCTTCGTCGACGAGCTCGTGCGCCTGCCCGCCCTGCTGCGCCAGACGCTCAAGCTCGACGCCCAGGTCCAGGAGCTCGCGAAGCGCCACTTCAAGGTCCGCGACTTCCTCTACATCGGCCGGCACGTGAACTACCCGGTGGCCCTCGAAGGGGCCCTCAAGCTCAAGGAGATCTCCTACATCCACGCCGAAGGCTACGCCGCCGGCGAGATGAAGCACGGCCCGATCGCGCTGATCGACGAGACGATGCCCGTGGTGGCCATCGCCACGGAATCCTCCGTCGTCGAGAAGATGCTCTCCAACGTCGAGGAGGCGAAGGCCCGCGGCGCCATCGTCATCGCGCTCGTCACCGAGGGCGAGAAGCGCCTCGACAAGAAGGCCGACCACATCCTGCGCCTGCCGAAGACCGACGAGTTCCTCTACCCCATCCTCAACGTCGTGCCGCTCCAGCTCCTCGCCTACCACATCGCGAACCTCCTCGGCTGCGACGTGGACCAGCCGCGCAACCTCGCCAAGAGCGTCACGGTCGAGTGA
- a CDS encoding pyridoxine 5'-phosphate synthase has translation MPVKLGVNIDHVATLRQARGEMDPDPVSAARICRQAGADMIVAHLRQDRRHIQEKDLEGLRKLFKRGLHLELADVPEMIGVALEVKPDSVCIVPENPSEVTTQGGLNFAALDSSSLTKTCAKLRKAGIGVSLFVDPDALSVRKAKALGADAVEICTARYADAAGHHRQQAELEKISLAAYLAEELELELHAGHGLDYTNVVPIAAIPQVRCLNIGFSIIARSLFTGLKPAVGEMKKLIQSAR, from the coding sequence ATGCCCGTGAAACTCGGCGTCAACATCGACCATGTCGCCACGCTCCGTCAGGCCCGCGGGGAGATGGATCCCGACCCCGTGAGCGCCGCGCGCATCTGCCGTCAGGCGGGCGCGGACATGATCGTCGCCCACCTGCGCCAGGACCGCCGCCACATCCAGGAGAAGGACCTGGAGGGTCTGCGCAAGCTCTTCAAGCGCGGCCTGCACCTCGAGCTCGCCGACGTGCCCGAGATGATCGGCGTGGCCCTCGAGGTCAAGCCGGACTCGGTCTGCATCGTCCCCGAGAACCCCAGCGAGGTCACGACCCAGGGCGGCCTGAACTTCGCGGCGCTCGACTCCTCCTCGCTGACGAAGACCTGCGCGAAGCTGCGCAAGGCCGGCATCGGCGTGAGCCTCTTCGTGGACCCCGACGCGTTGAGCGTGCGCAAGGCCAAGGCCCTCGGCGCCGACGCCGTCGAGATCTGCACGGCCCGCTACGCCGACGCCGCCGGCCACCACCGCCAGCAGGCCGAGCTCGAGAAGATCTCGCTGGCCGCCTACCTCGCCGAGGAGCTCGAGCTCGAGCTCCACGCCGGGCACGGCCTCGACTACACGAACGTCGTCCCGATCGCCGCGATCCCGCAGGTGCGCTGCCTGAACATCGGCTTCTCCATCATCGCGCGCTCGCTCTTCACGGGCCTCAAGCCCGCGGTCGGGGAGATGAAGAAGCTCATCCAGTCGGCCCGCTAG
- a CDS encoding phosphoglucosamine mutase: MSIFGTDGVRGIPGREPLTDDCVRRLGFTAASAFLERSVRPAGAGTPFALLGRDTRRSGPRLSRLLSEGFARAGCRSVDIGVAPTPAVSYLARERGAAFGAVVSASHNPPEFNGIKFFTPEGFKAPIALEERIEARLARTPELPGRLRVRPDGRDAEGLRDYLDFLRSTFPAGLSLEGRTIVVDAANGAASPVAAELFRSLGAEVRAFGCRPDGDNINVGCGALETGRMQREVVRRRADCGVSLDGDADRAVLADERGRLLDGDALIAMSAQHLQEQGLLLGGSVVVTVMSNFGLLRWLDARGIGAVQVPVGDRNVTDAIEKGGYALGGENSGHVVFRRLAPTGDGLLTALQTLAVWAESGRPMSAFRSLYRPYPQLLRNVRIARRVPLEELPAFGRSLARAQKALAGRGRVFVRYSGTEPLLRILVEGPDAAALKRLAHGLERDFQNEAARRISKCP, encoded by the coding sequence GTGAGCATCTTCGGGACCGACGGCGTGCGCGGCATCCCCGGGCGCGAGCCGCTCACCGACGACTGCGTGCGCCGCCTCGGCTTCACCGCCGCCTCCGCCTTCCTCGAGCGCTCCGTCCGGCCGGCCGGCGCCGGGACCCCGTTCGCCCTGCTCGGACGCGACACCCGGCGCTCGGGCCCGCGCCTCTCGCGCCTGCTCTCCGAGGGCTTCGCGCGCGCGGGCTGCCGCAGCGTGGACATCGGCGTGGCGCCGACCCCGGCGGTCTCGTATCTCGCGCGCGAGCGCGGCGCCGCGTTCGGCGCCGTCGTCTCGGCCAGCCACAACCCGCCCGAGTTCAACGGCATCAAGTTCTTCACGCCCGAGGGCTTCAAGGCCCCGATCGCGCTCGAGGAGCGCATCGAGGCCCGCCTCGCGCGCACCCCCGAGCTGCCGGGGCGCCTGCGCGTGCGCCCGGACGGGCGCGACGCCGAGGGCCTTCGCGACTACCTCGATTTCCTGCGCAGCACCTTCCCGGCCGGACTCTCGCTCGAGGGCCGCACGATCGTCGTGGACGCGGCCAACGGCGCGGCGAGCCCGGTCGCCGCCGAGCTCTTCCGCTCCCTCGGCGCCGAGGTCCGCGCGTTCGGGTGCCGCCCCGACGGGGACAACATCAACGTCGGCTGCGGGGCCCTCGAGACCGGCCGGATGCAGCGCGAGGTCGTCCGGCGCCGCGCCGACTGCGGGGTCTCCCTCGACGGCGACGCCGACCGCGCCGTGCTCGCCGACGAGCGGGGGCGGCTCCTCGACGGGGACGCGCTCATCGCCATGTCCGCGCAGCACCTGCAGGAGCAGGGGCTCCTGCTCGGCGGCAGCGTCGTCGTGACCGTCATGTCGAACTTCGGCCTGCTGCGCTGGCTCGACGCGCGCGGCATCGGCGCCGTCCAGGTCCCCGTCGGCGACCGCAACGTGACCGACGCCATCGAGAAGGGGGGCTACGCGCTCGGGGGGGAGAACTCCGGGCACGTCGTCTTCCGCCGCCTGGCCCCCACCGGGGACGGCCTCCTCACGGCCCTGCAGACCCTCGCGGTCTGGGCGGAGTCCGGCCGCCCCATGAGCGCCTTCCGCTCCCTCTATCGTCCGTACCCGCAGCTGCTGCGCAACGTCCGCATCGCCCGCCGCGTGCCGCTCGAGGAGCTCCCCGCGTTCGGGCGCTCGCTCGCGCGCGCGCAGAAGGCGCTCGCCGGCCGCGGCCGCGTCTTCGTGCGCTATTCCGGCACGGAGCCGCTGCTCCGCATCCTCGTCGAAGGCCCCGACGCCGCCGCGCTCAAGCGCCTGGCGCACGGGCTCGAACGGGATTTCCAGAACGAAGCCGCAAGGAGGATCTCAAAATGCCCGTGA
- the folP gene encoding dihydropteroate synthase, with the protein MSTAAAERLLPSPERLGRPLIIGVVNATPDSFHAPSRVPALEDAVALGLRLVGEGADLLDVGGESTRPGSAAVSVDEELRRVLPILEALAKKTSVPLSVDTSKAAVALRALECGASVLNDVTALRGDPRMTEAALRYPVVLLMHMQGTPRTMQEAPAYRDVVAEVRDFLSERLLSFVRAGGDPARVWLDPGIGFGKALEHNLELFRRLEEFAPLGRPLVVGASRKAFIGRLTGTPEAPLPSELRLEGSLAAACRAAAAGAHAVRVHDVAATRRALEVYCRLLPGRGGRA; encoded by the coding sequence ATGAGCACCGCCGCGGCCGAGCGCCTCCTCCCGTCCCCCGAGCGGCTCGGCCGTCCTCTCATCATCGGCGTCGTCAACGCCACTCCGGATTCCTTCCACGCCCCCAGCCGCGTCCCCGCGCTCGAGGACGCCGTCGCCCTCGGCCTGCGCCTCGTGGGAGAGGGCGCCGACCTCCTCGACGTCGGAGGGGAGTCCACCCGCCCCGGCTCCGCGGCCGTCTCCGTCGACGAGGAGCTCCGGCGCGTCCTGCCGATCCTCGAGGCGCTGGCGAAGAAGACGAGCGTCCCGCTCTCCGTGGACACGAGCAAGGCCGCCGTGGCCCTGCGCGCGCTGGAGTGCGGCGCGAGCGTCCTCAACGACGTCACCGCCCTGCGCGGCGACCCGCGCATGACGGAGGCCGCGCTGCGCTACCCGGTCGTCCTGCTCATGCACATGCAGGGGACGCCGCGGACGATGCAGGAGGCCCCGGCCTACCGCGACGTCGTCGCCGAGGTCCGCGATTTCCTCTCCGAGCGGCTCCTCTCCTTCGTGCGCGCCGGCGGGGACCCCGCCCGCGTCTGGCTCGACCCCGGCATCGGCTTCGGCAAGGCCCTCGAGCACAACCTCGAGCTCTTCCGCCGCCTCGAGGAGTTCGCGCCCCTGGGCCGCCCCCTCGTCGTGGGCGCCTCGCGCAAGGCCTTCATCGGACGCCTCACCGGGACGCCGGAGGCGCCGCTGCCCTCCGAGCTCCGCCTGGAGGGCTCGCTCGCCGCCGCCTGCCGCGCCGCCGCGGCCGGCGCGCACGCGGTGCGCGTCCACGACGTCGCGGCCACGCGCCGCGCCCTCGAGGTCTACTGCCGGCTCCTGCCGGGACGCGGAGGCCGGGCGTGA